One window of the Oncorhynchus mykiss isolate Arlee chromosome 5, USDA_OmykA_1.1, whole genome shotgun sequence genome contains the following:
- the LOC110523612 gene encoding transmembrane protein 250, which yields MPVIPIPRRVRSFHGPHTTCMHSACGPARTTQLVRTKYNNFDLYLRSRCMYGFLRFLLYFGCSLLTSLLWVSLSALFCLQYVSARLFLRLQYKLSVILLLLGHRRFDFGVLNNLFIYSMQVTMFLVGGLGWCFLVFVDM from the coding sequence ATGCCTGTGATCCCTATCCCTCGGCGAGTGCGCAGCTTCCATGGCCCCCACACCACCTGCATGCACTCAGCCTGCGGGCCGGCGCGCACCACCCAGCTTGTGCGCACCAAGTACAACAACTTTGACCTGTACCTGCGCTCGCGCTGCATGTACGGCTTCCTGCGCTTCCTGCTCTACTTTGGCTGCAGCCTTCTGACCTCCCTCCTCTGGGTGTCGCTGTCTGCTCTCTTCTGCCTGCAGTACGTGAGCGCGCGCCTTTTCTTGCGGCTGCAGTACAAGCTGTCCGTGATCCTGCTGTTGCTAGGACACCGGCGCTTTGACTTTGGGGTGCTCAACAACCTGTTCATCTACAGTATGCAGGTCACAATGTTCCTGGTGGGAGGCCTGGGCTGGTGCTTCTTGGTGTTTGTGGACATGTAG